CTTTAAGTGGTTCAATTTTGCCAGTGTATAGGTACAATTTCCAGCtagatttttactgtgaaaaagAAGCAAGATATTCTGGGTAATCAATGTGACTCAGCTTAAAGGGAACCTAAGGTAAAAAATGTTTGacttatattatatatagagCTAAAaatgttggttaacaagtctttttaaattttttgataagctcttttcgttctgaagatattcacatttaaagaattgtggatttaattatgctgcataaactatgatgtcatatttaagtaatagcaaattttgatattttctgtcatcagtaatatTAGACCTTTTAAGGGATCAATGCATAGATactataaaggtgaattgattaacataattttttttgcaagtttgCTCATCCCAGTCTATTTGGTTGTTAACAAGAGAACATAACTAAATTGCTGTAGAATTGCTATAATGAAACTTCCATGAATAAAccctttttaaaatcatttatactttattaatgcatagatactataaaggtgaattgattgacatattttttttcgcAAGTTTGCTCATCCCAGTCTAAGGAGAAGGAGAGTATGATGATATGGTCTATAGAATAAAACTACCACCCCATACACTACCCAAAagacatgtatttgcaattatATAACCCTGTTTTTGTCAGTTATGTGTAGGACTTTTGGGATGCAAGGCTTGATGTCCTCAGCCTTTCTAAATCAAATTTTTTCGAAACTTTATTGTACTGTTTGCGTCAGTGTTTACCCATTTCACtcgacaaaaaaaattctatttagGGAATTAAGCAAAATACTCAGGAACCACTTTATGTTCTGTATTAATTCTTGCATGTAAGAAATACTTTCTATCACTTTTCTATCTATACTTTCtatatatttacaatagttttaAGGCAATTGAAGGATTTTATAAAATagcaaaattttttacaatgtgaacttgtttttttacaaatcacCTCCATATTCACCTTCGCATTTGATGTGTGATAACGTGACTTACAGTGCCGATCGTGAGTAAAGCTACACATTTTCGAGAGTAAGAGTACAAAAATTAAACAGTGAGAGTGCAAGTAATTCACTCCTGAGTACAACGCAAGTACAACTAAAATGATATTACTCGCATTTTTGTTAATCATACTCTCAatgattaattatatttttactcacGAGTTTACTCACGTAAGTACAGTTTTTAAAGTCAAAGTAATACGTGCGTgaacacatttaatttttttgcgagagatattaaattgtaaactttacaaaaattagttaaaaaaattaaactttttgcgAGAGATAATAAATtgtatataaactttaaaaaaattaagttgaaaaaataaaactttaattttaaatagtgAAAAAGGCTGTTGTTTAGAaagtaaaacaaatttattgtgGCATAAAAAAACTGAGAGAGAGTAAgagattacatgttttttttaaaaattttaaaataaaaattttaaaataaaaattttgttaaaatgaaagtatatatacaaataacttTTACCGTTCAGTTTGAATGTTCAGTTTTATTatataaagtattttttttacaaaccaGATGCCTTTCCGTTTCTTTCGATGACTTTCGGAATTACCTTGCTTAAGTGTGAAATATACTTTCGGCAATTTTCTGGCGTCACAGCCAACCATATTTCTGTTCTGCTGTTAATAAATCGTTAAGAAAAACACTTCTGTCACAGTGGGGTCAGAGATGAATAAGAATCAGAAATCCAGATTGATTGTAGCCTTGTAACACAATTGATATTGATATGTTcaaactgaaataaaaaaaatgaacaatgACTATATGGTTAAGGaaataacataacaaaataTCTATATGATAGTATAACAAGACTAAGTAAGTATCGTTGAATACTAATAATGATTTAAGTTGAGCCAcatgaaaaacaaaagaaaaaaaaagggcACATGCAAAAGGAAACAAAACTCACCAGATAGCCTGAGATAGAATGCTGTGAAGCAGGCAGCAATGTACGGTGAGGATTGTACGTGtaagcaaaaagtaaaaaatttttgaatttgaatttGATTTGAGATGTTGACTCCTTAAAGGTCTTTGTTCAGCTTGAAGTGAAGTTGTTGTTGAATGTCGACAAAGTTGAGCTGCATCGTCTTGCatacattaagaactaaaattttcggcgGAAAAAGTTtggcacaattttttatttcagcagaaaaattttcggacaagatttataaagtcaaaaaatgtatgggtaagtcttttaaacgaattttaaccaaatttcaaaagtaattATTACGGAAAATAACACATAAAGAAGGCTAGAAGCATTTATAGTGTACATGTATTAAATCAAGATTGACAAAGGTTCTCTTCAGGATCCaattttatagatagagcctcagccaaatgtgaaaaaaacaaaaaaataagttataaaGCCTCagcttttattaattttctgaATAACCCATATTAAATTTCTATGCACTggtccttttaaaaaaaaattaaaataatcaagATTTTCGTACAAAAAAAAACCTGAAGGTTTTTCCGTCCAAAATTTTCGTTTCTAGGTAAGGCATGTTTAACTCACACAAATCTTGTTGATATAGATAGATGAGGTGTTTTTGTGACTGACCTCGCTTTTGTGCTGTTTTCCTGCAAGTCAGCACTCTCATAACCAACAAACTAGGGATCCTGTAATTTAGGGATTTTTGTTTACTGTGATTAAGGTGGTATGGTCTGCTATAATATATGCAATTGTTTCAgtagttaaaaagtttgcttTAAATGATATGAAATAAACAGAAAAAGATCTCGGATTAAGAAGCTCATGTGCAGACAAGAGCGAAAACCTGAATACCCCTGGTTGAGGGAATTTGATGCCTGCATCAAGGGACCTTGTTTTTAGAAAACTGGGGGAAATCACTCACTGAAATAATCTAGCtccaaaaagaaaaatacttgTCTAACCACTAGGTTGTTTGGAGCGGTAGTAAATAACCACAGTGTAACAATTGTGTAGTCCacgattaataaaaaaatatgcatcgtGGACTTTCGTGGTTCGTGTGCAGCGTGAGAAAAACACAAACcacaatgttaacaaaccttttgaaAGTACTATAGATCAAGCAAGTGAGtaagcttcattaaaaaattgtgtTACTAGGCATGCAAATGCAATTCTGTAAAACTGCTAGTGTGCCTTATTATGTtattatctaaacaaattaGTATAGCAACTCCACACGGTACATAACCAGGATGGCCACGCCACCTCAAAattcaaattcaatttttaactataaatatataaactaTATTCACGAATCGTCttaattttaatatataaacTATATTCACGAATCgtcttaattttaattttgctattttttgcttgttttatttttaaaatgctccATGTATATAGCAATaattattttggaaaaaatatgaaaacattctcaaacctttttttattgaaacactATATCTTCTCAAATAAGATGGAAGATTTTCATCAAAAACCCTCAAATCTCAAATTTGACCATAACAAGAATGCCAACCATGTGGCTTTGACTATACATCATCCCATAACTCGGCTACTTAGCAAAAATGCCAGGGAATGGGGCAAGCATTTGCACAGGGTTGAGCAAAAAGAAAAACTAATCAGTTAAAACATCCAAGTCACTTTATTCAGGTTTCAATTCTGTGATATGTTTATTCCACTGTGAGACCCACTGGATATTtttctaagtttttttaaaaaattaaatttgttgcTTGCCAACTTATCTCAGATGTAACTATTAGCTATTTCAAACATTGAAGTGTTATCTGTTCCTGTATTGGTTACATATAAGCCTCACAACCTACACAGTAACCTttggttttcttttctttgtgtTATTTCTGTGTATTATTTTTAGTTGTGTTTTTGATGTATATGTGATGtccttaatttatttatttttcaaattgtgTTTGATGTAAATTTTTGTTACATGTCATTTAACTTCATTAGTCCATGTTGTTTATGAAGTTATATTTATAGTCTATTGTGTTATATTTCCATCATGGAAGTTAATGTGTTGTATGTATTTCCTCAGGATATATAGGTATTGTGTTGTATTAGtttatttgttataattttaattgttttttgtaatatGTTTTTGTGTATGTGTTAGTCCTTGGTGAAGTAATGTGATTTGTGGAAGTGGAATATGGACTGTGTTTGAGTAAGATTTCATTTATTTGTTATGCTTCatcttttcttgtttatttttatatttagcttatagttttatattatttgttttCGCGTCGTCAATTACCCCTATACAATTTCAGTTTTTTGTTTCTGCTGTTACATTTTCGAAAATCACACATGATAAAATAAGCAATCTTATATTTGCTGAAAATTTAGCAATTATATTGTTATTTAAGGTAACTGTGAAGAGTTTTAAACCACAGGTAATGTAATTATTtctcataaataattaatgttaaaattgtttattaCTGTTGTctattttttgtgaaagttttgattgttgttttatggctttttaatgaaattgattttttaagtGAATTCTTCCATGgcttttaaaaattagtttctaaataattactttttgtaTAAGAACAGGTTGATGACATCATGTGTCACGTATTGTGTATTTTAATATACTTTTTGCATGTAAAGCAACAGGACCAGCAAAGCTAATAGCTTGCTAAAACCTTTTATATGTGGGTTCTTAAGCATAGTTTATACAAATTAATTATACATAAGGGAGagcctaaaaaacaaaaacaaagcacGTTTAGCTTCCTTCTGACAGGGTTCCTCTGTTGTGGGACTGATGGGGGCAATGCTACCAACTAATGTGGCTTtgaatcttatataataatacgaaaatTCAGTGTGTTTGTGAGGGCAATGGTGACATGCACTTTTTTCATTACAAATAAAATGAGGAACTATATCTTAATTGCTAAACAGCATTTTGACGTCACATCGCAATGTCGATAAATTAGATTGGTGTcaatagcatttttaaaataaattcattagactgcacttttaagtttaagtcaaataacttggaagcGAGTTAAGATAACTGACATTTTCTTCTTGGGTAACTAGGAACCACCTGGGACAAATTTCCTAAAGCTGGGTGAACTCACCTGTTTCGGAAGAGACagattgatgatgtcatcaaaaataacTATTTGTCAAATGCAAAAACTAttccattgtttttctgccctATTGGATTTTTtacttatcgactagttactaATAATTAAATtcctaatatttattttttaggctTTAAGTTTCAAAATTAGTGACTGATGTTTCAACATGGgtgcagtaaaaattaaaagactTCTCATTATCGGCATTGTATTTGTAATTATCACTTTCTATTTATTTTCGACGCAGTTTAACGCAAAGAAAGTTGAGCTTGTTAAAGGAAGTTTTATGCAAGTGAATCTCAATATTATAACTAATACAATCTCGAATTGGTTAGGCGAACGTGTCTTAGGCATTTCATATGAAAAACGGTTCTGCAAGCATGTGACAAAATGGAACAGTAGTAGTAAATATCCGCCAGTAAAGATTGTCGCACAACAGTTGAATATTCATGATGGTGATAGCATTTTTATTAATGGCCTTCATTGCGGCGAGTGGGCTGTTGCGTTGAAAGGTACCTTTCCAAATATTAAACTGTATGGAGTCGACAAAGACCCTGATTCTATTGAATATGTACGTAAACTTGTTAATGGAACGTTTGAGATTTCTGAACCATTTGAACTGCATAAATCGAGTTTTACGGTTTCATTTGATCATGGTATTGTGGATGGAATTATTTCAGTTTATTCACCAGATCTGCAATGCAAAACAGTTAAACAAATGATTCCCATGTTAAAGGCGGGAGGCTCTATGTACATTGGTAAAAATTTTGAACAGTGTGAGGAAAAAGCAGTGGAAAGCCAGCTGCAAACATATTTGCATATTCAGGTTCTGTCAGATTGTTATTGGAGCAAGAAATGCTTGCATGGACGACCCGATCTTGTTGAGATTTTGTATTCTGAAGAAAGTCGCATGCTGGATGATGAAGTGAAGTCCGAAACTCCACTCGATCATAAAAAAGAAGAACTTTTAAACGAAATCTCTAGATGTGCAACGtccatatttatttacaaacatATAGTTATATCACCAGATAAGAAATCTAATTTATTGCCAGCTTCAAAGTACGTTAGTCATAAACATGATCATAAATGTACACACTCTGAGACTGTGAATTCTactaatttaaataaattaattgatAGAGAAGGTATTAAGAAAGCTGTTATGGACATGAAAATTAAAGGGCTGGACATGCATTAAACTTACGTGACttaaatataagaaatttttgTATCCAGAAATTATCGCGAAGTTGCAAGCTGACCTTTTTTAGGCAAAATTAAATATacgctaaaaaaattaatttcatttctctttttttgtttgtttgttgggtGGTTTGTTTATACTAAATTTCAGGTCACATTTAATTAATTTACAGGTAAATAGAGTGACTTAAATCAGAAAGTGGGTTCTAACCGCCAAACCGACTTTTTGGATTTTACCTTTCAATCTCTTATTATTTCTAAACTCTTTTATTTCCCTAGAATTTTCGCGCGATAACAACATGAACGTATTTCGCGCATAATATCCAAGTGACAAGAGGAAGGACTTTAGACAAGGTTATAAATACCTTTTTGGGAACTGTAGAATTATCCTATTTTTGTTAAATTCgtaaaaaaagcttttaaaacaCCTTTTCGTAATCAGTTCTgtttcttgaaaaatttatcattttgcGACTATTAAATTTTACGTGCATTTAATTCCCCCGCACTAACAAACGTTTTTGCGAACGCTCGAAAAATAATATATGCAAAAGAAAAGTATAGTATAGTTGTCCTTTTCCACCAAAAGGTGGGAAGGGTCAAGCTCAGGGTTGAGAATATGGCAATGGGTTAGATCCGACAAGTATGCTCTGATTTCTTCTATTTATgtgaatatttgttataaagaaaaacaaataagcAAATTTCTAGTAATATTAATAATACGCCCACAAAACGAGTATTCTTGTGGTACTacctaaaaaaattgttttgagtTTTTAATGTTTAATCCTTTTTAGTTTTGTTATAGAAAGAAGTATCTgtatacaaaatttcaaaattattagttttgtttattatactttataaagttgaaaataaagtCCAACTTACTGTGGACCATTATTCACAGCAAGTAGTTATTTTGTTAACCCAGAGAATCAGGTTACATGCAGAAGTGTTAACCCGGAGAATCGGGTTACATGCAGAAGTGAAAACCCGGAGAATTGGGGTTATATGCGGAAGTGATAAGTCACACAAAATATATAGGGAGCATACGAAGATGAGGGATAAGAAAAATCCAAAATTTAGTACAAATTATCACAAACGCAAACTTTTTGGGAATAAACTTATTCGTATTTGACACAAATCTTATAGCTTCTCATTGCATATATCATTAGGGAAACACGTGGGTTATTCAACCTTATGGGGACGACAAACTATTTACGGGTAAATTTTTTGTGGATGTACTAATGTGCTTATTGTGCGGGATTTATTTTTGCGCAAGATTGCATTTTTCCGAACTTTATTAAATTCGCTGATGTAAGATAAGTATCTTTTAAGAATTACGTATAACTCGATAGCTTATGCTTAACAAGAAATCGAAGCACgaagaaatgaatttttttttttgcagtagAAATTATaacagactagtcgttagcccgtggaaaacccacgggttcgcccgtccttttcatatggcattgcgtgcttctcgctaccgcgcagctaagctaccatttcgcgtgacagacggacataCGTATACGAGTATTATAATGTAGatacaattaatttttgcggataACCGATTTTTAAAGTTCTTGTAGAACTTATTTTGCAGATTTCAGATATAAGATTTAACAGCTAGGATTTCAGGAAAATTCTCTGCTAAAAACTAGAGATagatttaaccttttttttggaTCTCTTAGATTCACATTTTCACCCTTGGTCAAAGATTTTCATGctaaatcttttaatttttcttacgACCTGTTCAGGTTTAGCTTAAGCAAAACTGTGTTTAACACCATTTAAAATTCTGAGTCTTTCAAGAATAgtctcgttttcaaaataattattttctttaaatctaaataaaattcaatcagaatattatattgctctgaaaacttcattttttgtcatgataatttaatattctatccgaatatccttatttgaagagcacagaaccattataaaattttggatgacgtcatagttattataatttatgaaattcgggaaagatgTAATAGCTCGAAAAATCAATATTTGATGGGAAAAGGTCTAAAAAGTTTGGACCGGAACAGATTGTGTCACAGAAATTTTTTGTTCACGACTTCACAGGCTTCCTCATTTTTTATGTAAACGATAGTTGTGGTAAAAGTGGGGATACTACGATTTCTTTACATGACCAGCAAGGAGCAAGACATTTCGTTTAGCCCCGCTGCAAACATCCAAAAactcctgggaacgaggttgacttCTTTATTTGTATGGATGAACTACGCTTAGTTTATTACTTCTAtccattcttgttactttggatTACTTATTCATTCCTTTCATTCACGTTATTTCGCACTAtctttctaaatatttttttaacaaaagatccAGCAGTTTGAGTactaaatacatattttctataaaaacttaaaaaaaaatacaaaaaaatgtactATTAAATTGTGCAAATTATAACTAAATTATATTATTTGTGAAAAAatcaatatatacatatataattaCATCTAAAAGCAATCAAAATCTGGCAAAATAAAAgccctttaaaatattttacattccGACTGCTTTTTTtactaataaatttaaaaaactttacattcGTGACGTGGAAATCCTCCTGCATTATTTGTACTAATTTTTGTGCGAtggcaaaaaaaaatctaaaaaaggcaaaaaattaGCAAGCATCTAATTAGACAGTTATtttgtttgtctgttcaaaatggttgatTATATCCCTGTGATCATTTGGCCgttttttagaaaccagggtaattattaaattaaaaaaaccgcGCTTAAATTGTACCTATAATCATGGTATTAACCCCGTCCAAGTAAATTCTATTACTTCATGAAAACAAGAGAACAGAATCCATAAAAAAGCGATGTAGAAAATATGTGGACGGAAGATTCCCTGTGGAATCCACCACGGGCTCAcaacttttttcaataaaaatataatttctatgAACAACGTTGATTAGCCGTGCACGGAGGTGCGGCTAGGTTTTGTACCTaaacagaattaaaaaatatttaaactgatACATAAATATAATCTAAAATACAAATTAATAAAAGTTAAATTATAACCGTATAAAATAATTGCAAACTATAAACTGCTGACCATTTAAaatatgataatttttaaaaactaagttaggCTAACTCATTACGCCATACATAAAACCTTAGTACAGATTCGCGCTGGCAATTATTGGCCGTGTAgcgaaaaaaaaagaagtaaaaagtcTGAACCGCGCTCAACAAGAAACTCTTCACACGCGTTTTTATCTTTGATTTTATTAATTTAACGAAAATGATTATATCTTCAAAGGTTGGTACAAAACCTATACAAAGTGTTAAAAAttccaattaaaaaatattgtgctATATTCCAGTGTAGATACATGTTAATTAAGGCGAAATAAAGTATGCCTCATCGTGCTGCCAGAGGATAATATAATATTCTCTAACTACCCTAATATTATTTACTAAAATTTCGTGATTTCTGGGCTTGTATTATGGATGTTTTTCACAATCTTACtaataatattaaattaaaACTATCATGatttcaattattattatttttaattattattactattttaGACCCTTTTTTCAGTTATTTTTAACGCCAATAAAGGTGAGTGTATTAAACCTATAAACAGTCAAGCTTAGCaagaataaattgaaaaaaggtttttattgcCACTTTATAAGGCCTTTCGTAGAAAAATTCTGATAATTTTAAGGATAAATGGAGGCCTTTTAAGAATGATTGCAAGCAGGAACATCTGCAGCTTGTTCAACGCCAGAACTACAAAAAGGAAAAACatcgttttttaatatttctatcAATTTTATCGGGCATATTAATATATTAACATTCTCCAACATTGAGAACCATAAAGGAGCttatttaaaagcttaattAAAGTGCGTTGAACAAAAACTGCACATGTTAAGACAATTTCCATATCATAAGGAGAGGCTCTTGAGCTTCCCCGGAAAATGATTTAAATAAATCTAGCCCACTCAATGGTCTCACTTTCTTACGCAAATCTACATGTCCAACTCCAACACTGACGACATAAGAAGGCATTAGCAAACAATCTCGTCTTGTTTCTTCTTCGCGTTTGGACACGGCTACTAACGAAGCATAGTAACTTTCATTGGTTTCACGTACTAAAGAAGAATCGCTCAACGATATTTCTTTTTCATAAGCACGCAAGCCGATCGTAGATGTTAATGAGGTCGAAAAGTTATCGCTATTAAGCAATGGCGTATACATCCCTTTATCCGTATAACTCCCGATTGGCGTTTTCGGAGTAGCCGGGTTACTTGTGCTACGAATATTTACACTGTTTTTAGGGCTTTTCGGTAGCGGTAGAACTTTATATTGTTCATAGAACGATTCTAAAGCTGGATTAGATGGTTCCGCATTCTTTGAATTCTCTCTTTGTAACAGCTGAATTTCTTTATTGACTACGGAATATGGTTGCGTCACAGGAGGAAGTTCAATTTGAAACGGTAACTCGTAACCAGAAGTGGTCTGAAATCTATTGTCTTCACAATCTTCACACATATCGATTGCTTTGCCGTGAGTGCAAATCACCATCTCTTTCTCGTCCTTTTTAGTAGGCTCTTCTTTAGACTCTCCTTCCCCTTGCTCCTGCAAATCACCTTTAACCTTCGCGCTTTCTTCGTCACATTCTTTTTGCGGTTCTTTTTCATTAATTACTTCAAGACTCTTACCATTTAGGCCATTTTCTTCTTTAGGTACTTCATCTACTGGCAGTGTTGATTGGACCAAGGGTACATTTAATTCCGTTTTATGAGGCGTGCTAGTTGATGTAGGAGGTAAAGAAAACCCTTCAAACTGCTCCATCATTTTAACAAACCCTCCCTCCTTTAAAACCGGCATGGCATTGACAGTAGATTTAACAACGGCTTTATCTTTGTCAATATAAATAGAAAAGTCCTGCTCTGGTTTAAATGATTCTAAGTCGTAGCCGTTCGTTTCGTTTTCGATAAATGAAAACTCTTGGTCGGCTGTTATGTCATCATCGCTATCATACGTGTCACGCCTGGTTGGCTTTGTTGGTTGGGTAGCCTCTTTTTCAGTCAGGACAATTTCAGGGAGAACTTCGTCTCTGGCGTCAGCTAATTTATTATAAACCAGCTTATCCTTTTCATTAGAAACTTCATCACATCTTTCATGCACGCCCCTAGGTTCTTCCATGACAGCACCAGGTTCAGGTTCAGTGTCAGCTTTTCTTTTAACCTCATTATGTTCTTCGTCCTCATCTTTAACATCATTATCTACCACCACCATCTCCTGCTGTAACACATCTTTATTCTTAACATAACTATTCACTCCACCATATTGGTTTTCTGCGTTAGGATCCACTACAAAATATACTGGTTCGCCGGATGGCTTTTGTTGAACAACCTCCATAGAGCTCTCAACCTCTGATATTGAATCGCTGAACATATCTACGTTTAACATCGACTTTACTTCGTTGTGTTccgctaaaaaaaatatttgatcatCATAGTAAGCTTAAACACAAAACATACCTCAATAACAACCAATTTAATGCCTGTCTAATATATAATTGATAGAGCGTGGGGTTTTTAATCAAACTAACATATTGAAATGCTCAAATACGTCACATCA
The genomic region above belongs to Hydractinia symbiolongicarpus strain clone_291-10 chromosome 4, HSymV2.1, whole genome shotgun sequence and contains:
- the LOC130640758 gene encoding uncharacterized protein LOC130640758, which produces MGAVKIKRLLIIGIVFVIITFYLFSTQFNAKKVELVKGSFMQVNLNIITNTISNWLGERVLGISYEKRFCKHVTKWNSSSKYPPVKIVAQQLNIHDGDSIFINGLHCGEWAVALKGTFPNIKLYGVDKDPDSIEYVRKLVNGTFEISEPFELHKSSFTVSFDHGIVDGIISVYSPDLQCKTVKQMIPMLKAGGSMYIGKNFEQCEEKAVESQLQTYLHIQVLSDCYWSKKCLHGRPDLVEILYSEESRMLDDEVKSETPLDHKKEELLNEISRCATSIFIYKHIVISPDKKSNLLPASKYVSHKHDHKCTHSETVNSTNLNKLIDREGIKKAVMDMKIKGLDMH